AACTCATATCCAAAATGTTGGAATGATTTTTTCTATACATTCCATGCCAAATCAACTAACAAATCCTAACATTTCCTCTAACCCTAGCTTCCCCATTTCCTCTAACTAGCATGAAGTTCATCACATGTCACCAGTAACTAACTTAGATCAACATCAACAAGCATCACCATCGCAAAATAACCTCTCATACCTTTCTTTCCCGGAGCCAGCGCCGAAATCCGGACAGAAGTAGCGGTTTTTCGCCGGTAAGACAGCGAAATCCGGTCGGGATGCAGCGGTATGCCGCCGCGCCTTCCCAGCAGCGGGATCCTCTACATTCCGGCCGAAATCCGGTGTTTTTCTGCCGAAATTTCGGTGCTACGCGACGAAATCgactgctggcggcggcggaagggcgGAGGGATGAAGGGGAACAGAGAAGAGAGCGAGGAAGGCACTGGAAGAGTGACGAGCTGCGTCGGGGCGGACCCAGGTGAGTTGGGTAGGTTAAAACGCTTAACGGGTTTATTATTGGTTAACGGGTCCGAAACCATTTAGTGATTTTAACCAACCAAATCAACTTATTTTTCAATTATTTCAAGTGCTAATTGCTCagaaaaacacctagtttttatcatattttttacatattttttacaattttttttgattttttgaattttgaaacgaaatttaccgaaatttcagttcccggtaactagcgaaaataaaaaaaataccgaaatttcggcgaaatttggCCGAAATTGTAAACCTTGGTTAACGAGCACCATGCATGAACTCATGGAGAGAGAGCTAGCTCCACGCCTACCTGCTGGGAGGAATGCTCTTCAACGCTCCGGTCGCCGGGATCGCGCCGCAGAGGTTGTTGTTGGAGAAATCCCTGCATCAGAGAAAGGCAAGGACAATGTCACCGCATGGAAGGAAATCTCTGCACGGGGGAACGATGGGAACAACGAGTGCTCACGCTACTCTAAGGTTGGGCAGTCCGGCAAGCTCCCTGGGGATCGGGCCCGTCAGACGGTTGTTACTCACGCGCCTGTCCAAGCACATCCGGTCATTCATTTTGCGCGATACATGTTTAGAAGGGCGCAAGAACTCAGAAAACAACGGTACGCAATGTTCAGACTCACAAGAACTTCAGGGACTTGATGTTCCCGAGCGTCGCGGGTATGGGTCCTGAGATGCTGTTGTCCTGCAGGTCCAAGCTGACCAGGTTCGTCAGGCCGCCCAGCTCCGACGGGATCTGCCCCTGGATATTGTTCCCGAAAATCTCCCTGGTTCAGATGCCCAAAAGATTCAGTAACACTGCATCCACGCCCAACATGTATAACATGGATACCAAATCTTCATCGtcaggaggaaaaagaaaaagaaaaagaaaaacagtgtCCAGAAGAGCACACACATATATTGCAGCTGATTCAGTTGGCCCAGCTCGGGCGCCAGAGAGCCGGACAACCTGTGTTTCGCCAGATCCCTGTCGAAGATGCAGAAAAGATACGATTGGGCGATAGAGGCATCGAGCAAACAATGAGATCAGACAGACGGGAGGGGCACTGTGCAGCCAGGAAGGAAAGAGGCGGCCTATCTAGGCCACACGTGCTCACAGGCGGGTGACGCGGTTGGCGCCGTCGCAGGTGACATGGAACCACTCGCACGGGTCGGTTGCCAGCCTCGGGTCCCAGCTCGTGAGCACGCCGTCGGGGTCGCTGAGGCCCTTGCGCAGGGCCGTCAGCGCGTCGACGTCCttgttcgccgccgccggttccaACGACGCCGCGACCATGGCCCGATGAGGACGGCCGCGGCGACCCACAGGGTTCTCGTGGCGGCGATGCGTGCCATGGTGTGGTGTGGTGAGGTCGGGAATGCGATCGCAAGGCCTGCTGTTGCGGTGCTTGCCTCCTTCGACTCTCGGCCTTAGGGTGATTTTATAGACCACCAGGGGCGTCTTGAATTCTTGATGGCAGGGTGAGGAGCTTCAGTTACCACTGTAGTGGAAATGCTGTGTGTACCAGCAAACATGCATAGGGTAAAATCTATTGTACTGTATCCCACTGACTGCTTGGATACTGACAGTGGGCCTTCGACGATCGATTGTTGTTACTATCAAGTATATTCGCACCAACAGGCTGCTGTTCACCTTAAGCGTTCCCCAGCCAATCTGTTTCAGTCAAAACCTGAAGGAATCTGCTAGCTGTGTTCCAGGATTTAGTGCATGGCAATCAatacatgcatgatgcatgTTCAACGTGGTAGAATTTCATTGCTAGCTAGCTTATACTAAGCTTCAAACCATAAAATGAACCAGTAAATACTTGCTACTTAATATACACagtatatttttagaaatatgTTCATGATAGATTGGAAGACAGGACAACATTTAATTATATGACCATATGGGCTCGGAGTCTATCTTATGGGTGGGGCGGCCCACCTTCAGCTGGAAGTGAAACAAACATAAAGAGTAGTAATTTAATTCGTGTCTTAGTTAACAGTAGAAAATAATACGAGATGAAAAAGATGTGTTCTTAGGCCAGTTTTAATGTGATTTTTTGGAGAGTTTCGTAGCATTAGATTCTATGCCACATCACCAATTTTGCTTATATGGCGAAAGAGAAGAGTGAGTTTTATGGGAGTTTTGTGAGGTGAGAGAGGAGTTTCATCCTCATAAAACATAGCTTGCTCGGTTACCTAGTTCTTAATTTTGGTAACTACCATAAAACTGTGCATTGAGATTATCTTAGATGATAGATTTGTATTGCGTGAGAGTCGAGCTTCATCGTCATGTCTTAATTTATTGAAGAAAGAAAGACTGGTAGAGATGTTCGTGACCTTGCACGACGTATCTCGTTCTCCATTCTGGCCACGGTTGACGCCATCGGACCGGACGCGTTGCACGCCCTCTCGGTCCTAGCACATGGTCCGATCCCGTCCCGTCGCTCCCCTGCTCTACGCCACGACGACTTGCCACTGCTAAGGTACTACCCGAGCGCGAGAGGctacgcggccgccgcgcccggcaCCGGCATCCGGAGGCATGGCATCCAAAGCCGCCCGGTTTCCTTTGATCAGGCGCGCAAGCGTGAGCCCGACGTGGCGTGaccaagaaagaaagaaacccAAGCGAACAAACGACACATCTCTCAGAGTCAGAGCAACCAACGATTTCATGCAACCGCAATCGACCACAGGCGATACGCTGccacaattttttttcattggATCGATCGACGCCAGGTACCAAGTACAAGCAAGGCTCTTTGCCCTGAGCCCCTGACACAGTACATCTGTGCCAATCTTTCGGCACACTACTCTTCCTGCTGCTCGCTTATTGTTCATGCTGACCTGACAGGCATCATCGATCTAGCAGTTTGGTTCGTAGGTGCCCCCCGATGCAGCCGCGGGTTGTTGGCGAAGCTGCAAAACAGATAACAAGCACGAATAGGTGATTAGATAGCAGCATGCCAGCATCGATCCCAAAACCATACGAGCTCGTGAAGGAAGGGAGCTCCACCGATCGACCTGCTGGGAGGAATGTCTTTGAACGCTCCGGACGTCGGGATCGTGCCGCAAAGGTCATTGCTGGAGAGATCTCTGCAGCAGGCAGGCAGCAAGGAAAAACGATGTCACCGGCCGGATCATCATGGAAGAAATCGCTCTACAGACAGAGACGACGGAAACACCGAGAGCAATTCGACAACTACTGCGCGCGCTTACAAGAGTTTCAGCGACCGGATGTTCCCCAGTGCCAAGGGTACGGGTCCCGAGATGCGGTTGCCGTGCAGGTCCAAGCCGACCAGGTTCGCCAGGCCGCCGAGCTCCGACGGGATCCGCCCCTGGATGTCGTTCTCGTAGATTTCCCTGCACATCAGACGCGCCCAAAATTAAACAATCAGTACTGACACCGCATTCACCGCCATGCTGTATTTTGAGTAGTACTAGTAATGGATACGGAATTTTCATCAGGACAGAAAGAAATCATCAGGTGCGTGGTTCATCAGAGGGACCATACATGAACTGCAGCTGATCCAGTCGCCCCAGCTCGGGCGCCAGTGGGCCGGACAGCTTCAGTTTCCCAAGATCCCTGTCGAGGATGCAGTGTTCAGATCGATCAAAACAATCAGACAGACAGGAGGCGcggagacgacggcggcgaggtgccTGTGCCTGGACAGGCAGCACTCATCACAGGCGGATGACCCGGTTGCTGCCGTCGCACGTGACGTAGAACCACGTGCACGGGTTCCCCAGGCTGGCGTCCCAGCTCGCGAGCGCGCCGTCGGGGTCCCTGAGTCCGTTGCGCAGCGCCGTCAGCGCGTCGGCGTCcttgttcgccgccgccgccggctccgagGACGACGCCACGACGACGATGGCCATGATGATGAGGACGGCCGCGGCGATGGGCTCGATtctcgtggcggcggcgagcgccatgGTGTGGGCGTGTGGCGTGGCCCGGTGGTCGGGAGGAAGGTGATCTGAGGAGGAGCAAGGCAGCAGGTGGCGAGGCCTTGCTGCGGCTGTAGTGCTGTGCTGCGGGGCTAGCTAGTACTATATCGCACTAAACGCCAACGGGTTTGGCTTTGAATCAAATATTTTCCTTCGCCAGCCATACTTATTTGTAGAAAATCCAGCTCTCCGTATACTCTTTTTTTCTAACACGTGCGGCCGCACGTGCACCCTACTAATACTTATTCACCCTGTTCGTTGTGCTGGTGCTGGAGactgctgctggagtggtgtgagaaaaaaatactgctggttggctggtggctggaggctgctgctggagtggtgtgagaggaaaatactgttgccTGATGCTGAAGCAGAACAGCAGAACAGGGTGATTAAGGTGTTAGTATTACATGTCACGGAGTAGGATGATAGTATGATCCCCAACCAACACGATGAAGAATTATATATACTTAATCTTAGATATTTACCAAGTAGAAATTTGGAGGATCCCTAACTGATATGGTGAAAACATTCATACTTAGAGTATCTAGAACAGATTTCTCGTCTCTCTCCTCAATACCAAAAAAAATATCATTTTACAAAAAGGTGCTCTAGCATATTACCAGTTCCATGATTCCATACCAAtaccaaaatattttttatgacCGCCAAAACATACTCCCTCTTATTTAAATGTAGGGGATTCTTCCCTCTATTGTAGCCATTAAGTAATCTACTACGGTACTGACtactaaaaatatattaaaaaattattGGTGTTGAGAAAATAAAATGTATAGAGTATCATAGATGAGTACTCTGCTAGAGATGCTCTGTTAGGCATGCATTAAGTAGAGTGACATAATCCGATTCTTTTATGGGTTCCTAAAGGCGATGTTGAAGAAATGCATACTACATGCGGAGCTTCACGATATGATCCAAAGTTTTGGGTGGATCCCCCAATTAAAACGACTGATTCAGTGAaatgtttttggaaaaaaaaagggtAGAGTGAAATGTTGGGCTGCGAACGGCACCGCAGCTCTCAGGCCTTGGCCCAGCTACGCATTCTGCCGTGCTCGTGTGTACTGTAGCAGCGAGCTCCTGAGTGTGAACTCGCTCAACGCGTCATCACCAGTCACCAGGAACGGTACTTGCTCATCCTACAATGGAAATGAACCGTTAAAAAGGTAAATGAATGGTCTCGCATTCAAGCCCCTAAAACTGTGCTTATTCTAGAATGGGAAATGTGAGGTCCAACCGGAAAAAATGTACTCCCAAaccagggtttacaaaaccaGTGGGAACCAGTGGGCCGGTAACAAACcggctcaaattcaaaattcaaatttgaattaaaaaaataaaaaattctcaaaaaaatcctaaaaatacttcaaggtgcgacgaatctaatgatgtcaaattttctcaaaaatttgttcgtttaacatacttttcgggcatttaaagttaaaccaaaaaagaaaagaaaaaaataaaacggcccattaaggcccacttggtaaaccggtcaaaccggccggtataccgttccaaatgggttacacatgcgattttaaatttgaatttgaattcaaaccgaccggtaaaccgatctaaccggccggtataccggtacgaaccggttgaactgagttttctAAATTTGATCGGTTTCCGACCAAACcgaaccggtataccggtaccagaccccggcggtttggccggtccggtcggtaaATGAAATCCTGCTCCCAACTGCCAGGCGCCACACTCCTGTGAGTCCTGTCAGCCCCCCAACGTTCGGCCCGCCCAGGTAACCGTTGCTACTCCAGTACGACATAATTGCGAATGTATATAACCTCAGGGTCCTACCCAGAAATACGCCACGGGTCCCCAACCATTTTCCTCCTCCCCTGTGGAACTCCTCCCCCAACCCCTGACAGTTCAAACCCAAAAACCCCCCGCCGCCGGGAGGGGGAGGGACAGcgcgaggcccgccgccgaTCGCGATGGCTCGCACCAAGCACCCGGCCGTGAGGAAATCGAAGGAGCagcccaagaagaagctccagTTCGGGCGCTCCCCGCACGGGAGGGCGACGCCGACAGGTAAGCccgctcccccctcccccccccccccccccccctcccctgccTCGCGATCGGTCGCTGCCGCCGTTCTCCGCCCGTGGCGCTAAGCACGTCTTGTTTTCCTCCTTTTGCAGGTGGAGCGAGCACATCGGCGACTCCGGTGAGTGCGTCCGAGCGGGGATTGCTTCtagcctccccccccccccctcctttttGCCTTTTTTTAGGGCTTATACTCGTCTTGCAACCTGTTCGATGGAATGCAGGCAAGCGCTGCAGGGACCGGGGAGAGAGCGGCGGCTGGAGGTGAGGATCCCCCTGTATTTGTCGAGATCGGGCATTCCGGCGCGCAGTTAGCGCATTTCAGTGTTCTTCCGTTGTCGGTTTCTGATCTTTCTGGGGGGATTGGGGAGTTCGGAGGTGTTCCTCTGAGGTTGCCAAGAGGGTGAGCACGCACGGTGCACCATTTCTCTGGATTCTTTAGTTTGGGGTGTAGCTTAACCTATCATTAGGTATTTAGGTTGCTGCCATTGCCTTAGAAATTAGAATTGTTGCCAAGAAGCGGTTTATTTATGCTTCTCGCAGTGTTGTTATTCGTGATATGGAGTTGGGTTGGCAGAGTTTCTTCAACTTGTTAATGCCACAAGATGATGGCTAATCTGCCAATGCCACATGAGTGTCTCGATTTTGGAGTCGCTATCTTGTTTGCTGTTCGTAATATGTGCTATTCACTTttgtttcctctctctctctctctctctctctctctctctctctctctctctctctctctctctctctctcggaagCAGGTACGGCGGGGCCGCAGCAGCAGAAGGTGAAGAAACCACACCGTTGGAAGCCAGGGACTGTAGCGCTGCGGGAGATCAGGAAGTTCCAGAAATCCACCGAGATGCTTATCCCCTTTGCACCATTTGCCCGTCTGGTGGGTGCAGCGTGTACTTGTCCTCCCATTAAAATCGGTTTGGACTGCAGACTGTCTGATGGTAGATGTTGCTTCTGATAATTTTGCAGGTGAGGGAGATCACTGAGTTCTACTCAAGGGGGAATGTGACACGCTGGACCCCGGAAGCCATCCTTGCAATACAAGAGGTCAGCTATACCTAATTGCTCCATTGTGAGCTTGAATGTGCATTAATTAGATTTTCCATAGATAATTTATTGTCAGGTCTCTTAATTGGTATGGTAATATACCACTATAAGAGTTTCAGATTGTGTCATTTCCGAGTGATAAATTCTTCACCATCAAATTCCTTTTACCTAATGGCTCTGGTTAATTAAGAGATGAGGTTTGGGTATGTGTACCTTTTGAATTCTCAGGTTGTTTTCTTCTTGTCCGCAGGCAGCAGAATTCCACCTGATAGAACTGTTCGAAGTGGCAAATCTTTGTGCCATCCACGCCAAACGTGTTACCATCAGTAAGTTGTCACTTAATGGACACCTTTATTAGCTTGCATTCTTTTCGCTGAATGGAAAAGTGCGTAACAACATATCATTTACATGATTCTTTGATGTTTGTTCTGATATTAATTTGGATCAAATGATGTTGTTTGAACTACCAAAATTGCTAATGAGTAGACATATAGCTAGTTTGTGCGCAGCGTGCAATTGTCAACTTTTTGAAAGGCCATTACTGTGTGATTCTCAACAAAGATATCAGCAAATGGAGTTAATTGGAATTTGCTCAGCAGTAAATGTATTAGCAAATGTTGGCTAAGAATTCGGAAATTTCAAGGATGAATGTCAAATGTTCTCTGTAGTAAAACAAAAAAGTGGTTTTCCAATCCGATTTATTGCTGCATCTAGAAATCGTTatgcttttcttttgttatggTAAAAATCACAACAATAAAGAAGTGTTTACCTTGCTGCTGCAGTGCAAAGGGACATACAGCTTGCAAGGCGTATCGGTGGAAGGCGCTGGTGAATGGTGATAGACTAATCATGTGTAATCATGTGTGTTTGTGGACCCTACTACCTGATGAAGGACTCGCTGGCCTTAGCATCTTAGAGTGTAATGTAGATGTATATCTTAATCCAGTGGTGTCATTGAATGTTGCATATTTCAGGTGGCGTTCCTAGTATTCAGACTGTTCCTAGTATTCAGCCTGACGTATCCATGTGCCTATGATGCGTTTGATTAGAATGTTATTCGGATGATCTGTTAACATGTTAGATTAGACCAAAATGCTGTGAAATTGTCATATCTGTGTGGACGGGGAGGTTAGACGGTCACTCTGTGTTGAGTTTGAGAGGGCAGTGGTTGCCCTGCCTTGTCCTGGTGACCTGGTTCTTGTCCAACCCACGCGTTGCTTCAGCGAGCTTATATAGATTGAAGAAGCTCATCATTTTGTTTGCATCTTGCATTCCGAAACTGTCGTATACACTCTGGGACCCCGATTAATCATGACCTGTATATACGAACTGCATGCTGGAACACATACAGATGTTGCCTAGTATAGTACCTAACTCTGCAGTCTGGAACGAACTGCATGCAAGAACGCCGGACCAGCAGAACTGAACCATTCCTGCAACGGCGATTGGATTGCGAGGTTACATAAAGCAATGAAGGTGAGTACAATTACTGGAAGTCTGAAATACACCATCTGGAGACTACAAAGAACATGTAGCACTTTGTAACTCTAACCTACTCTATTCACCTATTGTGACCATGGTTCCTCCATCATCTCTTCACTTGCCTTCCATGACTAGTGTTGTTCGGCCGGGCTGGGCTGTAAGGAAAGGTAGGCTCGAAAGCACGAACCCCCGGGAAGCGTCGGTTGCGTCTGCGTGACTATGGCACGAATTCCTCTCCTTTCATTATGTCGGCCATCCTCTCTCACCCATGGCTGATCTGGTGTAGTCAGGTCCCCGGAGAAGCATGTGCTTGCTCAGGTTTATCTGTGTCCTTCGATTTGGTGGTGCTGTGGTGGCGAACACCTGTTTCGGAGGAACTGTTTAGTAAATAAGCAGTCATACTTGAAAGAAGTATAGCGGAATAATTTTCATGGGACCAGATTTGAATTCAGATTCTCTGATGGCTCCTCCTGACCACCGAGCTATTTCCACAAATTTGATTCCTGAGGAATCAGACACACATTGAATTAGAATGCGTATTATTATAAATCTAAGATTACACGAGTCTTTTCCATGTGGAGAAAAGCTCAACGAGTCTTCCATGTGGTGAAAAGCTCAACCTTGCGTATGCATACTCTTGTCATCGAAGGTAGTTTGCAGAAGCCATTCAGCAAATCGTTGATTTCCATGCATTGTGATGGATCTTGTATTGAAACTCTGCTTTCCATGGGGAGTCCAAGATCGCGCAATTCAAACATCAGAGCTAAAAGTTACAGCCATTTTACCAATCGCAAATAAACCACAAGCAAACTTTTGAAAACTCTAGAACCGGACATGGGCACTGACTTTTCACAAAGTTTGAACTGAACTTTGATTGATACAAATTAGAAGGATTTGCAACAATCAGATTTCTCGACAATCAGGAAGACATGGGATATGTAAGAGAGATACACCATTACTTCAATTTATGTTATTCAGCACACTGCACCTAAATGGATATGTAAGAAATATTTGGCAAATCAAAGGGGAAATAGAACAACGTAATTGACCTGGTACACTTCTCAAAACAGAACAATCTGCCAGGTTCCAGAATAGGAAAGGTGACTTGTCAAGATGAAATATTCCTTTTTTATAAGGTGAAAGTCCAGGAAAAGTATCTAATCTAATACAGGTGCTGATTTGGTAGACAAAGCAATGTCTTACCTTTAGAATTTCAACAAGAATGATGTAGCCCCTGCAATCCCACCATCATCACTTGTATTCTCAAACTACTATTGCATAAATCAAGTACAAGAAACCACCAAACTACCCTGTAACAATTCACCTCACAAGTAGACCATAAAAACAAGCTTTGGTGTACATAAACATAGCTTAAAGCTCAGCCAAGTCTTGCTTCTCGGTGTAAAACCTGAAAAGAATATATTTACATCAACTTATTGTAGTATAGCACTATAGCTCAACAAATATATGATACTGTAAAATGCATGTGGTCACATTTTTTGACCATGGACCAATGAATATGCATGGAAGTTCTTCAATAATGGTATATGTTAATATCTGGAACCAAATCTCTTTAGCAAGGGAGAGAGCAAGATGTACTGGCTTATagatgaatgaaataatttaGTCTCAGAAATCAGCATACTAAAAGTTTAAGATTGATGTAAATATCTGACAAAAACATATCATAATAGACTAATATATTGAACACAATTAGATGCAAAAGTGTATGACTAATATATTGAACGCAATTAGATGCAAAAGTGTTTAGACAAAACTTAAGAGTTGGTTTACTACAATAGGATTTTTTGTGCTGTGAATTTCAGTTAGTGGCAGTAACCAGTCATGACAACAATCAGTTGTCCAGCAGTATAATGCCTGATGATGGACGGTCTTTGTTATAGAGTTATCACTAATATGAACAAATGATAAATTTAGAAATATCGTAAAATTATCTATTCATTTCTGAGTCTAGTAAAAAAATAACATACACATCATTCACGTGCAACAGAACTAATAGCATCAAACAGTACAAACTTCTCCTACCTCCTCAGCAAACTTAATCAAAATTGTTGTCCTTGGCCTTTGCTGGCCTTCAATTGGCACAAAGTGTGCAGTAACTACTGCAGGAAAGCCAGCATTATCTAATACACCCTACAAAAGATACagaataatttgaaatattgcTCAGATCAAAGTATAAGATCAATGGTTGGGGATGAGAATTGGAAACCCTACCTTTACAATTCCTGCAACAAAGGCTCCGCAGTTGAATGCTCCCATATCTTTTGGCACCGAAATGAACCTGCCAAAACATGGGGGAAATTATAATATCACATTTTAGACCTataggaaaaggaaaaatattATGAAGTCTTCCAAGGTATCAAACCGGTTAACAAGAAGCTCCTTTTCACTAATCATGTACTCATCTTCATGCTCTGTTCCCTTCTCGAGTGAGTCAGCCACCTGGTAACATAACAAACCAAATCAGCAAATAAGTCAATATTTTCAGTCAGAGGCTACCTAGTTTTCAGTTAGAGTCAAAGGTCAGTTTTGCGGCATGCAGCAGGACATTGCTCATGCCCAAGTCTTAGGACGCTACTATGGCCATTATCTTTGAGGTTTGTTAGCTATTTCTATGAAGGAATAAACCAGAAAACACTGCATCGTTCGCAGCAATTCTTCGCCAATAGCAAAGGTCAAGGAACACAAAAGATGGTAATCACTCAATTATGAGATCGAGTAGGAATCAGAAAGACAGTCACCAGTAACATATTACCTTTCCAAATAGGACCTTCCATACAGTGCTGTGAATGAATGATAAAATCCCCAGAAGTCGTGTCTCTCGCTTGTTCCCCTGAAATAGTAACTCAAAATCTTTACTAACATCACTACctcaaaatggaaaaaaaaggaaaaggaacatAAAGTAGGTATATAGTAAGATGGAGATTAATTCATAAAATCTGGAGATCCCTTGAAGTCTTTACAGATATAACAGCAAGTGAACATTTCATCCTATGTAGTTAAAAGGATGAGCTGATACAGTGACACTACAACAGTTGTTATTCAATTAGTTCATGAAAATGCACTATAGTTTATACTAAATGCGCTCTGCTTGAATATCCATATGTGATATATCAGATTTGAGCTTCAAAAAGTAACTtctgtttccaaaaaaaattgaaaagaaatAAGACTATAAAATGTTATTTGCAAACATGGAGCCAAGAAAATGTTTGATTTCAGCCTTTTACGATGCTAAAGTATATAGtgcaagccaaaaaaaaaactggtacCAAACCTTCTCTCTGTGACAGAGAAGTTCAAGCACCCTTGCACCAACAGCATAACCAGCATCCTCCAGTCTGAGCAtaaagcaaaaacaaaaatatgtaGTCCAGATGAATTTATAGGTTGATGGATAAAATTTATAGAACAAATTACATCATCTGGGCATAATATAATAGCATGTGGTAACTGAGAGGGCTGTACCACATATCAATCAAGACaagtttgtaaaaaaaaaaagcaacttGGCAGCAAATAGTCAATTAAACTCACTACAAATTCATCAGACCAATATAGATACAATAGAAACTACCTCCTCTCCAGCTCCGCAATGTTGTCAACTTGTGTTTGGTTGTACTGAACCAACTCTGAGAACAAGAACGCAAATGCACTCAAACTGACCTACAGATGATAAAACTCACTGAGTAtataatgcaatgaaaaatGCACGAGAAAAAGCAACTTTCTTAGTTGCAAAATAAAAACCCTAAAATACCAAGCCCATGATTAAAGCCTCTCATAGTTTCTAACCAGTCACATTGAAAAATTGTCGGCAATTAAAAAGTGCTGCACAAAAGAAATAAGCAATAACTCCCTGGCCGTTAATAAGCATGTCCCCAAGAAACCTCAATACTAGAAAGATGACAAATAGTGACCACATTTAGAGACTGGATGCAGTGCAATAGGATGGGTCTCGGGTACTTGCACTTGGTGACTGGGTCAAATAACACTTTTGTGGGGGTCCTATATTTTGCCTGTGTATATGATACTTGAGGGTCCTTTATTTTCTCCCTATGTATATGATGGTTTTGAGGGTCCTTTAACATGTCCACTTATCCTTCTTTTAATGCCTATTCCTACTGTCCTCCACCATGATTTGGGCACTGAGATCATGATACCTGGCCAGTGACAAGGCTGGTAAGCCCAGTCAGAAGGCTTTGGGTTCATACCAAAAAGCCAAAAAGGCCTTATATTTTGTCTGGCTGGCTTCGAGAACCTACAGTTCCATGCCACCAGCAGCAATTTCATAATAGCAAATGGCCTGCATCAATGTGATACTCTGGTAGGCTGACGGTATGGTGTGTAGTTGTTAATGGTATTAGATTCAGAGAAACTAGGAGAAATTACTCCTCAATCCTTTCATTTTATGTGTTCTTCAGTCACTCTTATAAGCTCCACTTTTTAATACTTTTAGTTCATTACCC
The nucleotide sequence above comes from Panicum virgatum strain AP13 chromosome 3K, P.virgatum_v5, whole genome shotgun sequence. Encoded proteins:
- the LOC120698310 gene encoding histone H3-8-like isoform X2, whose product is MARTKHPAVRKSKEQPKKKLQFGRSPHGRATPTGGASTSATPASAAGTGERAAAGGTAGPQQQKVKKPHRWKPGTVALREIRKFQKSTEMLIPFAPFARLVREITEFYSRGNVTRWTPEAILAIQEAAEFHLIELFEVANLCAIHAKRVTIMQRDIQLARRIGGRRW
- the LOC120698309 gene encoding trafficking protein particle complex subunit 5-like, which translates into the protein MIGVGKAKQYANVLDKPLSRGRQEVSLSAFAFLFSELVQYNQTQVDNIAELERRLEDAGYAVGARVLELLCHREKGNKRETRLLGILSFIHSTVWKVLFGKVADSLEKGTEHEDEYMISEKELLVNRFISVPKDMGAFNCGAFVAGIVKGVLDNAGFPAVVTAHFVPIEGQQRPRTTILIKFAEEVLHREARLG
- the LOC120698310 gene encoding histone H3-8-like isoform X1, with amino-acid sequence MARTKHPAVRKSKEQPKKKLQFGRSPHGRATPTGGASTSATPASAAGTGERAAAGAGTAGPQQQKVKKPHRWKPGTVALREIRKFQKSTEMLIPFAPFARLVREITEFYSRGNVTRWTPEAILAIQEAAEFHLIELFEVANLCAIHAKRVTIMQRDIQLARRIGGRRW
- the LOC120700714 gene encoding leucine-rich repeat protein 1-like → MALAAATRIEPIAAAVLIIMAIVVVASSSEPAAAANKDADALTALRNGLRDPDGALASWDASLGNPCTWFYVTCDGSNRVIRLDLGKLKLSGPLAPELGRLDQLQFMEIYENDIQGRIPSELGGLANLVGLDLHGNRISGPVPLALGNIRSLKLLDLSSNDLCGTIPTSGAFKDIPPSSFANNPRLHRGAPTNQTARSMMPVRSA